A genomic segment from Bradyrhizobium sp. CB1015 encodes:
- a CDS encoding FAD-binding protein, giving the protein MARHPRVAGRAAVLSEAEIMVSSALEELSIATDVLIVGGGMAGAWAATSAAEAGAKVVLIDKGYCGTSGVTAAAGPAHWWVPPDHPAARDAAVANRVTSGLGLGEADWMYRILDQTWRTLPTLVGYYKFGADDAGRVNYRAVRGPEYMRALRQQVLSHGVTILDHSPVLELLARSDGSIGGARGQRRQDGGRAYRVEAGAVVLAAGGTSFLSHLLGSRTNTGDGYLMAAEAGAEMSGMEFTAAYTIAPAHSTMTRSMAYSFATYYDADGRELDLPFGPDQTLRLARALQRGPVYCSLHRLPDDIKARLHTISPNVPLVFDRWGIDPYRDRFEVTLHNDGTIRGIGGVRVHDVDGTTSVPGLFVAGDNASREKVAGAISGGGNVNSAWALSSGVFAGRAAARLARGAKRRVGVLRPLGRVGREPREGAKTVDLAALRDGVRSQMHPFDKNLFRTGQGLAASARVLEGLWTELADHADTGTIASRETAALLATARWSVATAAARKESRGLHRREDFPSRDSGLAVRLLSGGLDQVWVAVDGAPADAKTGQLEAAS; this is encoded by the coding sequence ATGGCCCGGCATCCTCGTGTTGCCGGCCGAGCCGCCGTTTTGTCAGAGGCCGAGATCATGGTGTCGTCCGCGCTCGAAGAGCTGTCGATAGCGACCGACGTGTTGATCGTCGGCGGCGGGATGGCGGGTGCCTGGGCTGCCACCTCTGCCGCAGAAGCGGGGGCGAAGGTGGTCCTGATCGACAAGGGCTATTGCGGCACCAGTGGCGTGACGGCCGCGGCAGGGCCGGCCCATTGGTGGGTCCCGCCGGATCATCCAGCGGCGCGCGATGCAGCCGTTGCCAATCGTGTTACGAGCGGCCTTGGGCTTGGCGAAGCGGACTGGATGTATCGCATCCTCGACCAGACCTGGCGTACGCTGCCGACGCTGGTGGGCTATTACAAGTTCGGGGCGGATGACGCGGGCCGGGTGAATTATCGCGCCGTGCGTGGGCCCGAATATATGCGCGCCCTGCGCCAGCAGGTACTGAGCCACGGCGTCACCATCCTCGATCATTCGCCCGTGCTCGAGCTTCTGGCGCGATCCGACGGCTCGATCGGCGGTGCCCGCGGCCAGCGCCGGCAGGATGGCGGGAGGGCTTACCGGGTCGAGGCGGGAGCGGTGGTGCTCGCAGCCGGCGGGACCAGCTTCCTATCCCATCTTCTCGGTTCGCGGACCAATACGGGGGATGGCTATCTCATGGCGGCCGAAGCCGGCGCGGAGATGTCCGGCATGGAGTTCACCGCGGCCTACACCATTGCGCCCGCGCATTCGACGATGACGCGAAGCATGGCGTATTCGTTCGCGACCTATTACGATGCCGACGGGCGCGAGCTCGATCTTCCGTTCGGCCCCGACCAGACCCTGCGTCTGGCCCGCGCGCTTCAGCGCGGTCCGGTCTATTGCTCGCTGCACCGGCTTCCCGACGACATCAAGGCGCGGCTGCACACGATCTCGCCGAACGTACCATTGGTGTTCGACCGCTGGGGTATCGATCCCTATCGCGACCGCTTCGAGGTGACATTGCACAATGACGGCACCATTCGCGGCATCGGCGGGGTACGCGTGCACGATGTGGACGGCACGACATCGGTCCCGGGACTGTTCGTGGCCGGCGACAATGCCTCGCGCGAGAAGGTTGCGGGCGCGATCTCCGGCGGCGGTAACGTCAACTCGGCCTGGGCGCTGTCGTCCGGCGTGTTCGCCGGGCGTGCAGCGGCGCGCCTGGCGCGCGGTGCGAAGAGGCGCGTGGGCGTGCTGCGGCCGCTTGGTCGCGTCGGGCGCGAACCCCGCGAGGGCGCCAAGACCGTCGATCTCGCTGCGCTTCGCGACGGCGTGCGTAGCCAGATGCACCCGTTCGACAAGAATCTATTCCGCACCGGACAAGGACTTGCAGCATCTGCACGCGTACTCGAAGGCTTGTGGACCGAGTTGGCCGACCACGCAGACACAGGCACAATCGCCTCGCGCGAGACGGCGGCTCTATTGGCAACAGCGCGCTGGTCCGTCGCCACGGCGGCAGCGCGCAAGGAGAGCAGGGGCCTTCACCGCCGCGAGGATTTCCCTTCACGGGATTCCGGGCTTGCGGTCCGTCTGCTGAGTGGCGGCCTGGACCAGGTCTGGGTCGCCGTCGATGGTGCTCCTGCGGACGCCAAGACCGGTCAACTCGAGGCGGCATCATGA
- a CDS encoding ferredoxin family protein, whose translation MIELIVADRCTDCGTCIEVCPANVLDAGQGGLPILARVEDCQTCFMCELYCQADAIYVAPDCDRRVTVDETEVVASGRLGQYRKHSGWDEWSDRFPNEQWLMETVFRRAGEAAAQAKVTSADVIRTK comes from the coding sequence ATGATCGAGCTCATCGTCGCGGACCGCTGCACGGATTGCGGGACATGCATCGAGGTTTGTCCAGCCAATGTGCTCGACGCCGGGCAAGGTGGCTTGCCGATTCTCGCGCGTGTCGAGGATTGCCAGACCTGCTTCATGTGCGAGCTCTATTGCCAGGCGGACGCCATCTACGTCGCACCCGATTGCGACCGCCGTGTCACCGTGGACGAGACCGAAGTGGTGGCCTCCGGTCGCCTCGGTCAATACCGCAAGCATTCCGGTTGGGACGAATGGTCGGATCGCTTTCCTAACGAGCAATGGCTGATGGAAACCGTCTTCCGCCGCGCCGGCGAGGCCGCAGCGCAGGCGAAAGTGACGTCGGCCGACGTGATCCGCACCAAGTGA
- a CDS encoding NAD(P)-dependent oxidoreductase, whose amino-acid sequence MNTPRIESRRTSTSVRSPIIVNQLGAEVRAVLADHWSRPLIIDHPADRAPWEIASEADVLLTRPLAGWHKSPAEKPAGWPFGLRWIQTASTGVDFFPAWLLDGPVVTVGRGISADPIAEYVVAAILGFEKRIHDVRPRSRAEWKITPLGSLSGKTIGIAGFGAIGRAVAERVKPFDVNIRVLRRSAWPYVLPGIQPVDSIEQLVEVSDHLVLALPATTKTARLIKAEVLARAKPSLHLINVARGRIVDQNALLQALDEGRIAGATLDVTDPEPPPEGDPIYDHPKVVLTPHVSWTGGEDAKRLADKTLVNLDAYAHGVALADVFDKNLEY is encoded by the coding sequence ATGAACACTCCGCGAATTGAAAGCAGGCGCACCTCCACCAGCGTGCGATCGCCGATCATCGTCAATCAGCTCGGCGCGGAGGTTCGTGCCGTCCTGGCCGATCACTGGTCGCGTCCGCTGATCATCGATCATCCTGCCGATCGCGCGCCATGGGAGATCGCCTCCGAGGCCGACGTGTTGCTGACGCGGCCGCTGGCGGGCTGGCACAAGTCGCCCGCGGAGAAGCCGGCCGGCTGGCCGTTCGGCCTGCGCTGGATCCAGACCGCTTCGACGGGCGTCGATTTCTTTCCGGCCTGGTTGCTCGATGGCCCCGTGGTCACGGTCGGCCGCGGCATCTCGGCCGATCCGATCGCGGAGTATGTCGTTGCGGCGATCCTCGGCTTCGAGAAGCGCATCCACGACGTCCGGCCGCGCAGCCGTGCAGAATGGAAGATCACGCCGCTGGGCTCGCTGAGCGGCAAGACAATCGGAATCGCGGGCTTCGGTGCCATCGGCCGGGCCGTCGCCGAGCGCGTCAAGCCCTTCGACGTCAACATCAGAGTCTTGCGGCGCTCGGCCTGGCCCTATGTCCTTCCGGGCATCCAGCCGGTCGACAGCATCGAGCAACTGGTCGAAGTTTCCGATCATCTCGTCCTAGCCCTGCCGGCGACGACGAAGACGGCGCGTCTGATCAAGGCCGAGGTGCTGGCCCGCGCCAAGCCATCGCTGCACCTCATCAATGTCGCGCGCGGCCGGATCGTCGATCAGAATGCCCTGTTGCAAGCGCTGGATGAAGGCCGAATTGCCGGCGCGACGCTCGATGTCACCGATCCCGAGCCGCCTCCGGAGGGCGATCCAATCTATGACCATCCCAAGGTCGTCCTGACCCCGCACGTTTCGTGGACGGGTGGCGAGGATGCCAAGCGGCTGGCGGACAAGACGCTGGTCAATCTCGACGCCTACGCCCATGGCGTGGCGCTGGCCGACGTCTTCGACAAGAATCTCGAATACTAG
- a CDS encoding class II aldolase/adducin family protein yields the protein MNKVVEKPKKYSLVERTPAATFEEERLHRKQRLAATFRLFSRYGFDQGLAGHVTVRDPEFPERFWINPLSKHFGQIKVSDLQLVDHDGNILIGDKPINQAGFVIHSAIHAAHPEVIAAAHTHSTYGKAWSALGRLLDPLTQDSCAFYEDHVLFDPFSGVVLEAEEGRKIAQALGSKKAAILQNHGLLTVGPTVEAAAWWYIAMDNAARAQLLAEAAGTPKPIPHEIASLTSRQVGTHKGGYFSFQPLWDWITASEPDLFN from the coding sequence ATGAACAAGGTCGTCGAGAAACCGAAGAAATACTCCCTGGTCGAGCGCACGCCGGCCGCCACGTTCGAGGAAGAGCGGCTGCACCGCAAGCAGCGGCTTGCCGCGACGTTCCGGCTGTTCTCGCGCTATGGTTTCGATCAGGGCCTCGCGGGCCATGTCACCGTGCGCGATCCAGAGTTTCCCGAACGGTTCTGGATCAACCCGCTCTCGAAGCATTTCGGCCAGATCAAGGTCTCGGACCTTCAGCTGGTCGATCACGACGGCAACATCCTGATCGGCGACAAGCCGATCAACCAGGCCGGCTTCGTGATTCACTCGGCGATCCACGCAGCGCATCCGGAAGTGATCGCGGCCGCCCACACCCATTCGACGTATGGCAAGGCCTGGTCGGCGCTCGGCCGCCTGCTCGATCCGCTGACGCAGGATTCCTGTGCGTTCTACGAGGACCACGTGCTGTTCGATCCCTTCTCCGGCGTCGTGCTGGAAGCGGAAGAGGGCCGCAAGATCGCGCAAGCCCTGGGATCGAAGAAGGCCGCGATCCTGCAGAACCACGGCCTGCTTACGGTCGGGCCGACCGTCGAGGCGGCCGCGTGGTGGTACATCGCGATGGACAATGCCGCGCGCGCCCAGTTGCTTGCCGAGGCCGCCGGCACGCCAAAGCCGATCCCGCACGAGATCGCCAGCCTGACCTCGCGGCAGGTCGGCACGCACAAGGGCGGCTATTTCAGCTTCCAGCCGCTGTGGGACTGGATCACCGCATCGGAGCCGGATCTGTTCAACTAG